A window of Corallococcus macrosporus DSM 14697 contains these coding sequences:
- a CDS encoding arsenate reductase ArsC, which translates to MNTVIFACVHNAGRSQMAAAFFNALSDPTKARAVSAGTQPGARVHPEVQAAMAEVGIDLSGAKPQRLTDELAQGAQWLITMGCGDACPYVPGLKRGDWPLEDPKGKSVERVREIRDDVRARVVELLATEQWGR; encoded by the coding sequence ATGAACACCGTCATCTTCGCGTGTGTCCACAACGCTGGTCGCTCGCAGATGGCGGCGGCCTTCTTCAACGCCCTGTCGGACCCAACAAAGGCGCGTGCCGTGTCTGCTGGCACCCAGCCGGGAGCACGTGTTCACCCTGAAGTGCAGGCCGCAATGGCGGAGGTCGGCATCGACCTATCGGGCGCCAAGCCTCAGCGCCTCACGGATGAACTGGCCCAGGGCGCTCAGTGGCTCATCACCATGGGCTGTGGCGATGCCTGCCCGTACGTGCCTGGGCTGAAGCGCGGTGACTGGCCTCTGGAGGACCCGAAGGGCAAGTCGGTGGAGCGCGTGCGCGAGATTCGCGACGACGTGCGTGCCCGGGTTGTCGAGCTCCTGGCCACCGAGCAGTGGGGGCGATGA
- the arsN2 gene encoding arsenic resistance N-acetyltransferase ArsN2, with translation MMLTLRTARPADLGAVEALLSAAGLPLQGVADHLPQFVVAEREGALVAAAGLELYGTSALLRSVVVSEGQKGKGVGAELVQRLVERARADGLEALFLLTTTAADYFPRFGFVRIDRAILPPELHESEELRGACPASAVVMRRLLAHRH, from the coding sequence ATGATGCTCACCCTTCGGACCGCCCGTCCCGCCGACCTCGGCGCAGTTGAAGCACTCCTCTCTGCCGCAGGCCTGCCCCTACAAGGAGTGGCTGACCACCTGCCTCAGTTCGTAGTCGCAGAGCGCGAAGGCGCGCTCGTGGCTGCAGCAGGGTTGGAGCTGTACGGGACGAGCGCCCTTCTGCGCTCCGTTGTCGTGAGCGAGGGCCAGAAGGGGAAAGGCGTGGGGGCAGAGTTGGTCCAGCGGCTCGTGGAGCGAGCCCGCGCGGATGGACTGGAAGCGCTGTTTCTACTCACCACGACTGCAGCGGACTACTTCCCGCGCTTCGGTTTTGTTCGCATCGACCGCGCCATCTTGCCCCCAGAGCTCCATGAATCCGAGGAACTTCGTGGAGCGTGCCCCGCGAGCGCGGTCGTGATGCGCCGCCTTCTGGCGCATCGGCATTAG
- a CDS encoding ArsR/SmtB family transcription factor, translated as MRALTEPARLELLKVLLRYGPADVGAIAAHLPQDRSVISRHLKVLNDVGVVRARSEGKHRIYEVDGQSFLAAFEGLLSRARELAPICCPPSGGK; from the coding sequence TTGCGTGCGCTCACGGAGCCTGCGCGACTGGAGCTGCTGAAGGTGCTCCTGCGCTACGGCCCCGCCGACGTTGGCGCCATTGCAGCGCACCTTCCCCAGGACCGCTCCGTCATCTCACGCCACCTCAAGGTGCTGAACGACGTCGGGGTGGTCCGCGCACGCAGCGAAGGGAAGCATCGCATCTACGAGGTGGACGGCCAGTCCTTCCTCGCGGCGTTCGAGGGTCTCCTCTCCCGCGCGCGGGAACTTGCCCCCATCTGCTGCCCGCCCTCCGGTGGCAAGTAG
- a CDS encoding DUF5666 domain-containing protein: MQPHMHRPRLTGIVLITLALLTPAIALAHGKDGVHVMGTMKEVKQNTLVVETSDGKQQDVMTDPNTRYEKSGVAVTAADLKAGERVVVHGMKMNNGQVHAQLVKFGKPPAKGPAGQQGGTEGAAGLPAQEKSHEHSGH, encoded by the coding sequence ATGCAGCCCCACATGCACCGTCCCCGCCTCACCGGCATCGTCCTGATAACCCTCGCACTGCTGACCCCGGCCATAGCCCTCGCCCACGGCAAGGATGGGGTTCACGTCATGGGGACGATGAAGGAGGTGAAGCAGAACACTCTCGTAGTGGAAACGAGCGACGGGAAGCAGCAAGACGTGATGACGGACCCCAACACTCGTTACGAGAAGAGCGGTGTGGCAGTCACCGCAGCCGACCTCAAGGCCGGCGAGCGCGTCGTCGTCCACGGCATGAAGATGAACAACGGGCAGGTGCATGCGCAGTTGGTGAAGTTCGGCAAGCCGCCCGCCAAGGGCCCTGCGGGCCAGCAGGGTGGCACAGAGGGTGCCGCTGGCCTGCCGGCGCAGGAGAAGTCCCACGAGCATTCGGGACACTGA
- a CDS encoding c-type cytochrome gives MTLRRTVVGGLAVIGALALVLGVGGGVYGLAVARRGFSAREEPSALEAKVARAARSFSMPAGARELKNPLIPLPSQALANARAHWGDHCAICHAADGSGQTPIGQGLYPRPPDMRAAPTQDLSDGELYWIIQNGIRLTGMPAWGQAHDDAGNNDSWALVGLIRTLPRLSPEELDDIKAAMPQSQHELNEKRMEDEFLEGQ, from the coding sequence GTGACCTTGCGCCGTACCGTAGTGGGGGGGCTGGCCGTGATAGGAGCCCTGGCGCTCGTCCTGGGCGTGGGTGGCGGGGTGTATGGGCTGGCCGTGGCGCGCCGCGGCTTCTCGGCCCGGGAGGAGCCCTCGGCACTCGAAGCAAAGGTGGCACGTGCGGCACGGAGCTTCAGCATGCCGGCGGGTGCACGGGAGCTGAAGAATCCGCTCATTCCCCTCCCGTCGCAGGCGCTCGCCAACGCGCGCGCGCACTGGGGTGACCACTGCGCCATCTGCCACGCGGCGGACGGCAGCGGACAGACACCCATCGGGCAAGGGCTCTATCCACGCCCCCCCGACATGCGCGCGGCCCCGACCCAAGACCTGAGCGATGGCGAGCTGTACTGGATCATCCAGAACGGCATCCGGCTGACGGGTATGCCCGCCTGGGGGCAAGCCCACGACGACGCGGGCAACAACGACAGCTGGGCCCTCGTCGGGCTCATCCGCACGTTGCCGCGCCTCAGCCCGGAAGAACTCGACGACATAAAGGCCGCCATGCCCCAGTCCCAGCATGAGCTCAACGAGAAGCGCATGGAGGACGAGTTCCTCGAAGGACAGTAG
- a CDS encoding heavy metal translocating P-type ATPase encodes MTTHPPPEVHAGHHPPHLPEGKVKDPVCGMFVDPHAAKGGSHVHEGHTYFFCNPKCREKFKAEPQKYLAPEPQPPPAPAPAGTAYICPMDPEVRQDHPGTCPKCGMALEPEQPVIQTRTEYVCPMHPEIVRPEPGTCPICGMALEPRTVTLEEAPDPEYLDMRRRFWVSLALSLPLFVLGMSEMIPGQPVQRLVPGPLMAWVQLALATPVVLWGGFPFFQRGWASVRNRHLNMFTLIALGTGAAYGFSVFATLFPGLLPHSFIGHGGQVPVYFEAAAVITTLVLLGQVLELRARHATSGALKALLGLAPKTARLLREDGREEDVPLEQVHVGDRLRVRPGEKVPVDGIVLEGESAVDESMVTGEPIPSEKAPGSRVTGSTVNGTGSFVMRAERVGRDTLLSQIVQRVAEAQRSRAPIQRLADTVSGWFVPAVVVIAVLTAFVWGLWGPEPRLAHALVNAVAVLIIACPCALGLATPISIVVGMGRGAQVGVLIRDAAALEELAKVDTLIVDKTGTLTEGRPSLATVVPAPGFDEARLLHVAGSIERGSEHPLASAIVKGAQERGAVLTEATGFKSVTGQGVTGRVGGAQVALGNARLLEGLGIDAEPLKQKAESLRREGQTVMFVAVDGRPAGLLGVADPVKATTPEAVQQLRADGLRLVMLTGDSRTTAEAVARRLGIDEVHAEVRPEEKNALVKRLQAGGQVVAMAGDGVNDAPALAQANVGIAMGTGTDIAMESAAVTLVKGDLRGIVRARHLSRGTVHNIRQNLFFAFIYNVLGVPIAAGVLYPFFGLLLSPMIASAAMSISSVSVITNALRLRRLDL; translated from the coding sequence ATGACGACCCATCCCCCCCCAGAAGTCCACGCCGGGCACCACCCTCCACACCTGCCGGAGGGCAAAGTGAAGGACCCCGTCTGCGGGATGTTCGTGGACCCCCATGCCGCAAAGGGCGGCAGCCACGTGCACGAGGGGCACACGTACTTCTTCTGCAACCCGAAGTGCCGCGAGAAGTTCAAGGCGGAGCCGCAGAAGTACCTCGCGCCCGAGCCCCAGCCGCCGCCGGCACCTGCGCCCGCGGGCACCGCGTACATCTGCCCGATGGACCCGGAGGTGCGGCAGGACCACCCGGGCACCTGCCCGAAGTGTGGAATGGCCCTGGAGCCCGAGCAGCCAGTCATCCAAACGCGCACCGAGTACGTCTGCCCGATGCACCCGGAGATTGTTCGGCCCGAGCCGGGGACGTGCCCCATTTGCGGCATGGCGCTTGAGCCACGGACTGTCACCCTTGAGGAAGCGCCGGACCCGGAGTACCTCGACATGCGGCGGCGCTTCTGGGTGAGCCTTGCCCTCTCGCTCCCCCTGTTCGTGCTGGGTATGTCCGAGATGATTCCCGGGCAGCCCGTGCAGCGCCTCGTCCCAGGGCCGCTCATGGCCTGGGTGCAGCTCGCCCTCGCGACGCCCGTTGTGCTGTGGGGCGGCTTCCCTTTCTTCCAGCGGGGTTGGGCGTCGGTGCGCAACCGGCACCTCAACATGTTCACGCTGATTGCACTGGGAACGGGCGCGGCCTACGGCTTCAGCGTCTTCGCCACCCTCTTCCCCGGCCTCCTGCCCCACTCCTTCATCGGCCATGGGGGCCAGGTGCCCGTGTACTTCGAGGCTGCGGCGGTCATCACCACGCTGGTGCTGCTGGGTCAGGTGCTGGAGCTCCGGGCCCGTCATGCCACCTCAGGAGCCTTGAAGGCGCTGCTCGGGCTGGCTCCGAAGACGGCACGGTTGCTGCGCGAGGACGGGCGCGAGGAGGACGTTCCGTTGGAGCAGGTCCACGTGGGTGACCGCCTCCGGGTCCGCCCGGGTGAGAAGGTGCCCGTGGATGGCATCGTCCTGGAGGGCGAGAGCGCCGTGGACGAGTCCATGGTGACGGGTGAGCCCATTCCCTCCGAGAAGGCGCCCGGCAGCCGGGTGACGGGCTCGACTGTCAATGGCACGGGCAGCTTCGTGATGCGGGCGGAGCGCGTCGGCCGCGACACCCTCCTCTCACAAATCGTGCAGCGGGTGGCCGAAGCCCAGCGCAGCCGGGCCCCTATCCAGCGCCTGGCGGACACCGTCTCCGGCTGGTTCGTGCCCGCCGTGGTGGTCATCGCCGTCCTGACGGCGTTCGTCTGGGGGCTGTGGGGGCCGGAGCCCCGCCTCGCCCACGCGCTGGTCAACGCGGTGGCCGTCCTCATCATCGCGTGCCCGTGCGCCCTGGGCCTGGCCACGCCCATCTCCATCGTGGTGGGCATGGGTCGCGGCGCGCAGGTCGGCGTCCTCATCCGGGACGCGGCGGCACTCGAGGAGTTGGCGAAGGTGGACACTCTCATCGTCGACAAGACGGGCACACTCACCGAGGGCAGGCCGAGCCTCGCCACGGTGGTGCCGGCCCCCGGCTTTGACGAGGCGCGGCTGCTTCACGTGGCCGGCAGCATCGAGCGCGGCAGCGAGCACCCTCTCGCGTCCGCCATCGTGAAGGGCGCGCAGGAGCGCGGTGCCGTCCTCACGGAGGCCACCGGCTTCAAGTCCGTGACGGGCCAGGGAGTGACAGGCCGCGTGGGCGGTGCGCAGGTGGCGCTGGGGAATGCCCGGCTCCTCGAGGGGCTCGGCATCGACGCCGAGCCACTCAAGCAGAAGGCGGAGTCCCTGCGGCGGGAGGGCCAGACGGTGATGTTCGTCGCCGTGGACGGCAGACCTGCGGGGCTATTGGGCGTGGCAGACCCGGTGAAGGCCACCACGCCCGAGGCCGTCCAGCAGCTGCGGGCCGACGGGCTGCGCCTCGTGATGCTCACCGGCGACAGTCGGACAACGGCGGAAGCGGTGGCCCGTCGCCTGGGTATTGACGAAGTCCATGCCGAGGTGCGCCCCGAGGAGAAGAACGCACTGGTGAAGCGCCTGCAGGCCGGGGGGCAGGTGGTGGCCATGGCCGGAGACGGCGTGAATGACGCGCCCGCGCTCGCCCAGGCCAACGTGGGCATCGCGATGGGCACGGGCACCGACATCGCGATGGAGAGCGCTGCTGTCACGCTGGTGAAGGGAGATCTCCGCGGCATCGTCCGCGCCCGGCACCTCAGCCGCGGTACCGTGCACAACATCCGCCAGAACCTCTTCTTTGCGTTCATTTACAACGTGCTCGGCGTCCCCATCGCCGCAGGGGTCCTCTATCCATTCTTCGGACTGCTGCTGAGCCCCATGATTGCCAGCGCGGCGATGAGCATCTCGTCCGTCTCCGTCATCACCAATGCCCTGCGGCTCAGGCGGCTCGACCTCTAA
- a CDS encoding DUF305 domain-containing protein produces the protein MSMGDGVAPEQLVVDGNYSDERFIDMMAAHHQMATEMAIVEEQRGTRQELRALATKMIQDQRQEIDELKALKQAHFGSSDVPTMMSESEMQNSGMLMPNELAQQPDVDKAFIDSMMPHHSGAIQMAAVALRRSSIAEIRTLARRIIDAQAEEIGQMIAWRKAWYGSQP, from the coding sequence ATGTCCATGGGCGATGGCGTCGCCCCCGAACAGCTCGTTGTGGACGGCAACTACTCCGACGAGCGGTTCATCGACATGATGGCCGCCCACCACCAGATGGCCACCGAGATGGCCATTGTCGAGGAGCAGCGAGGGACGCGCCAGGAGCTCCGGGCACTGGCGACGAAGATGATTCAGGATCAGCGCCAGGAGATCGACGAACTGAAGGCCCTCAAGCAGGCCCACTTCGGCTCCTCGGACGTGCCGACCATGATGAGCGAGTCGGAGATGCAGAACAGCGGAATGCTGATGCCCAACGAGCTTGCGCAGCAGCCTGATGTCGACAAGGCGTTCATCGACTCGATGATGCCGCACCACTCGGGGGCCATTCAGATGGCAGCCGTCGCGCTGCGGCGGAGCAGCATCGCGGAGATCCGCACCCTTGCCCGCAGAATCATTGACGCACAGGCAGAGGAGATTGGGCAGATGATTGCCTGGCGCAAGGCCTGGTACGGCAGCCAGCCGTAG
- a CDS encoding YncE family protein, giving the protein MELLKRTLWALPSLALLTMSGCDDDLNTFPSAEKDVIFVVNGGSHSLSVIDAERLEVASTLQLDAVTYPHHVNLSPDGTSLVVAVPGMDLSEGHGGGHAGHTMPGKVLLLDAKTGETRAVRQFDAMPHNGAFSSDGTEVWTALMAEPGAVVVLDSRTLEPKQTVTVGALPAEVTFSQDGRYAFVANGDSNSVTVIDAVTKAVVKTVPVGANPVGAWPGNDGLMYVDNEDGKSLTAINSGTLEVARIYALGFTPAMAATAPNGDLWVTDTDNGKLIFFAAGTTTRQGELATGAGAHGITFSSDGATAFVTNQTAGTLSVVDVASRTIRKTLTVGTKPNGLVFREH; this is encoded by the coding sequence ATGGAACTCCTCAAGCGAACTCTGTGGGCACTCCCTTCCTTGGCATTACTGACCATGAGCGGCTGCGATGACGACTTGAACACCTTCCCCTCCGCCGAGAAGGACGTCATCTTCGTCGTGAATGGTGGGAGCCACTCCCTCAGCGTCATCGACGCGGAGCGGTTGGAGGTTGCGAGTACCCTCCAACTGGACGCGGTGACATATCCGCACCACGTCAACCTGAGCCCAGATGGGACCTCGCTCGTGGTGGCCGTCCCTGGAATGGACCTGAGTGAAGGGCACGGCGGCGGCCACGCGGGCCACACCATGCCGGGCAAAGTCCTCCTCCTGGACGCCAAGACGGGTGAGACCCGGGCCGTGCGGCAGTTCGACGCGATGCCCCACAACGGCGCCTTCTCATCAGACGGCACCGAAGTCTGGACGGCGTTGATGGCGGAGCCGGGCGCGGTCGTCGTACTCGACAGCCGGACGCTGGAACCGAAGCAGACGGTCACCGTGGGGGCATTGCCCGCGGAGGTGACGTTCTCACAGGATGGGCGGTATGCGTTCGTCGCAAACGGTGACTCAAACAGCGTCACTGTCATCGACGCTGTGACTAAAGCGGTAGTGAAGACAGTGCCCGTCGGTGCCAACCCCGTGGGGGCCTGGCCGGGGAACGACGGCCTCATGTACGTGGACAACGAGGACGGGAAAAGCCTGACCGCTATCAACTCCGGGACGCTTGAGGTCGCGCGCATCTACGCACTGGGATTCACGCCGGCCATGGCCGCCACGGCTCCCAACGGTGACCTCTGGGTGACGGACACTGACAACGGCAAGCTCATCTTCTTCGCCGCGGGCACCACGACGCGCCAGGGGGAACTCGCCACTGGCGCCGGCGCACATGGCATCACCTTCTCTTCCGACGGTGCCACCGCCTTCGTCACCAACCAGACAGCGGGGACGCTCAGCGTTGTGGACGTCGCCTCGCGCACCATCCGAAAGACGCTCACGGTGGGCACCAAGCCCAACGGCCTCGTCTTCCGCGAGCACTGA
- a CDS encoding sigma-54-dependent transcriptional regulator — MTNRPSVLVVDDKENMRHLFTRILGDAYQVRTVEDGGRALALIQAQQFDLVVTDIRMPGADGFEVLKAVKQHSPDTEVIMVTAYASVSKAVEAIKEGAYDYLPKPFDPDEASLVVARALERKRLKEQAATLRRELEGVYSFQNIIGRSAPMRALYSLLERAAELDITVLITGETGTGKELVARAIHYHGPRKDRPFVAVNCGALPSELIESELFGHARGAFTGAVETKPGLFESASGGTIFLDEIGELPLAVQVKLNRTLQDKEVRRVGDSVARRIDARVITATHRDLKAEVAAGRFREDLYYRLNVFPVQLPPLRERREDIPLLAMFFVQKAAKTYRQPVDGLEPDALRALTGYSWPGNVRQLENAIERAVAIATSARVGAGDLPPEITGEQQGALLTNQLVKMPFREAVDLARDRASRDYLIALLREFGGNVTRAAERAGMERESLHRLLKRYGLRSDDFKEPV, encoded by the coding sequence GTGACGAACAGACCGAGCGTTCTCGTTGTCGACGACAAAGAGAACATGCGCCACCTCTTCACCCGCATTCTCGGTGACGCCTATCAAGTGCGGACGGTTGAAGATGGAGGCCGTGCACTCGCGCTCATCCAGGCCCAGCAATTCGACCTCGTGGTGACGGACATCCGTATGCCAGGGGCGGACGGCTTCGAGGTGCTCAAGGCCGTCAAGCAGCACTCGCCGGACACCGAGGTCATCATGGTGACGGCGTATGCCTCCGTCTCCAAGGCAGTGGAGGCCATCAAGGAGGGGGCCTACGACTACCTGCCCAAGCCCTTCGACCCGGATGAGGCATCCCTGGTGGTTGCTCGCGCACTTGAGCGCAAACGACTCAAGGAGCAAGCAGCCACACTGCGGCGCGAGTTAGAGGGCGTCTACAGCTTCCAAAACATCATTGGAAGGAGCGCACCGATGCGCGCGCTCTATAGCCTGCTGGAGCGCGCCGCCGAGTTGGACATCACGGTGCTCATCACCGGTGAGACAGGAACGGGCAAGGAGTTGGTGGCCCGAGCCATCCACTACCACGGCCCACGCAAGGACCGGCCCTTCGTCGCGGTCAACTGCGGCGCGCTCCCCTCGGAGCTCATCGAGAGCGAGTTGTTCGGTCACGCCCGGGGGGCATTCACCGGCGCCGTGGAGACCAAGCCCGGCCTTTTCGAATCCGCGTCAGGGGGGACCATCTTCCTGGACGAGATTGGAGAGCTGCCGCTGGCCGTTCAGGTGAAACTCAACCGCACGCTCCAGGACAAGGAGGTGCGTCGTGTAGGGGACTCGGTCGCGCGCCGCATCGACGCACGCGTCATCACCGCCACTCACCGCGACCTCAAGGCCGAGGTCGCCGCAGGCCGCTTCCGCGAGGACCTCTACTACCGGCTCAATGTTTTCCCGGTACAGCTGCCGCCGCTGCGTGAGCGGAGGGAAGACATCCCCTTGCTGGCGATGTTCTTCGTGCAGAAGGCGGCGAAGACCTACCGCCAGCCGGTAGACGGCTTGGAGCCGGACGCGCTGCGCGCGCTCACCGGGTACAGCTGGCCCGGCAACGTACGCCAGCTGGAGAATGCCATCGAGCGCGCGGTGGCCATCGCCACTAGCGCCCGCGTGGGCGCAGGCGACCTTCCTCCGGAAATTACTGGGGAACAACAGGGAGCGCTGCTTACAAACCAACTGGTAAAAATGCCCTTCCGAGAGGCGGTGGACCTGGCGCGGGACCGCGCATCGCGCGATTACCTCATCGCCCTGCTGCGAGAGTTCGGCGGCAACGTGACGCGGGCCGCAGAACGGGCGGGCATGGAACGCGAGAGCCTCCACCGTCTCCTTAAGCGCTATGGCCTGCGTTCCGATGACTTCAAGGAGCCGGTCTGA
- a CDS encoding sensor histidine kinase: MFKANDALARRLLIPSSRSLGDVVSGTARRLLYAFSLLVLAFGAAAYAALEGMAEIHEALHSVRRQETAVRTTLSLATAVRDIYAHLAHTLILGNASHLPLYDGAHRRALALLDEVQAQADTPAEQAQVDTIRRTTAELDLLFREAFVPAVLRRDRDTAVREHARALELVGVIQESADTLASHYERAIGNFEEHASTVQHASFRWTLAILAAAALLAVGVGLYIGRSVARPVSLLEAGAARIAAGDLTTRIALDRPDEFGRLAQQFNRMTAALREHQERLVHSERLAGIGRLAAGVAHEINNPLGVILGYVRLLQRKAEGALADDLRIIEEETLRCRDIVEGLLDLSRPLQVPGETLALRELVEEVISRLRESIQLSDVSLTVEGDAQVAGHPQRLRQVVTNLVKNAVEAARPSGQVKVAIHAREGEVALSVSDTGSGLTPEAHERLFEPFFTTKPQGTGLGLAVSQAIAQAHGGHIQPRNLPGRGAEFTLHLPRSTP, encoded by the coding sequence GTGTTTAAAGCGAACGACGCGTTGGCCCGTCGATTGCTAATCCCCAGCTCTCGTTCGCTGGGGGATGTTGTGTCTGGAACCGCTCGCAGGCTCCTATACGCCTTCTCGCTCCTCGTCCTGGCCTTCGGCGCGGCGGCCTACGCTGCGCTCGAGGGCATGGCAGAGATTCACGAGGCGCTGCACAGCGTGAGGCGGCAGGAAACCGCCGTGCGTACCACGCTGTCGCTGGCGACCGCGGTGCGGGACATCTACGCGCACCTGGCGCATACCCTCATCCTCGGCAACGCCAGCCACCTGCCGCTCTACGACGGCGCCCATCGCCGCGCACTAGCGCTCCTCGATGAGGTCCAGGCCCAGGCGGATACCCCCGCTGAGCAAGCCCAGGTGGACACAATCCGCCGCACCACGGCGGAGCTGGACCTGCTCTTCCGAGAGGCATTTGTGCCCGCTGTACTGCGGAGGGACCGCGACACGGCGGTCCGCGAGCACGCCCGGGCACTGGAGTTGGTCGGCGTCATCCAGGAGAGCGCTGACACCCTGGCTTCGCACTACGAGCGCGCTATTGGGAATTTCGAGGAGCACGCGAGCACGGTTCAACACGCCAGTTTCCGATGGACGCTCGCAATCCTGGCCGCTGCGGCCCTCCTCGCCGTCGGCGTGGGCCTCTACATTGGCCGTTCGGTGGCCCGCCCAGTCTCCTTGCTGGAGGCCGGCGCGGCCCGTATCGCTGCGGGCGACCTTACCACCCGCATCGCGCTGGACCGCCCGGACGAGTTCGGAAGGCTGGCGCAACAGTTCAACCGAATGACCGCCGCGCTTCGTGAGCACCAGGAGCGCCTCGTGCACAGCGAGAGGCTGGCGGGCATTGGCCGCCTCGCAGCGGGTGTGGCGCATGAAATCAACAACCCCCTGGGTGTCATCCTCGGCTACGTGCGTCTGCTTCAACGCAAGGCGGAAGGTGCGCTGGCGGACGACTTGCGCATCATCGAAGAGGAGACGCTGCGCTGCCGTGACATCGTGGAGGGGCTGCTCGACCTGTCACGACCGCTCCAAGTTCCGGGGGAGACGCTGGCGCTGCGAGAGCTGGTAGAGGAAGTCATCTCCCGGCTACGGGAGTCCATCCAGCTCTCCGACGTTTCCCTGACGGTGGAGGGCGACGCCCAGGTGGCCGGCCACCCGCAGCGGCTTCGCCAAGTGGTCACCAATCTTGTCAAGAACGCCGTGGAGGCCGCGAGACCCTCGGGGCAGGTGAAGGTGGCCATCCACGCGCGAGAAGGCGAGGTGGCGCTTTCTGTCAGCGACACTGGGTCGGGCCTTACTCCTGAAGCGCACGAGCGACTCTTCGAGCCCTTCTTCACCACCAAGCCTCAAGGCACCGGGCTGGGGCTGGCCGTATCGCAGGCCATCGCTCAAGCCCATGGAGGCCATATCCAGCCGCGCAATCTTCCCGGACGGGGCGCGGAGTTCACCCTGCATCTCCCCCGGAGTACTCCGTGA
- a CDS encoding multicopper oxidase family protein, whose product MLAAVSLGQKDDAGTPARQPRSASPYPEDVPSTGHVREFELVAAPTVLPLLDGRSLEVWAYNGQVPGPTLRANQGDTVRVRFTNKLPQPTTIHWHGIRLPNGMDGVPGVTQPPIPPGDTFVYEFKLKDAGTFWFHPHLRGSEQVERGLFGVLIVEDREPRLFTRELVWVLDDWRLDTSGQVDARFNTRHDLAHDGRWGQVSTVNGVSQPEVALRPGERVRLRLVNVANGRVFAPSFDGLDASVIAVDALATDRPLPASRLELAPGNRVDLDFIVPEALSGQRLEVVDRFTRRPFLLATLAVSGEAVSPPAKTEAATMPAPHLATARALPPSETFRLNARQGGPFGIEWTINDEAFRHEGEHASAHHRVYRLPAYQWAKLRFVNESYRLHPMHVHGQFFRVVARDGTPVDEGHWRDTVLIGPRETVDVAMFPQDVGAWMLHCHIQEHAESGMMTLVDVRAEDSQ is encoded by the coding sequence GTGCTCGCGGCAGTCAGTCTCGGCCAGAAGGATGATGCCGGGACGCCGGCCCGGCAGCCGCGCTCCGCATCGCCCTACCCGGAGGACGTCCCATCCACGGGCCACGTGCGCGAGTTCGAACTCGTCGCGGCCCCAACCGTCCTACCGCTCCTGGATGGGAGGAGTCTGGAGGTCTGGGCATACAACGGCCAGGTGCCCGGCCCCACCCTCCGCGCCAACCAAGGGGACACGGTCCGGGTGCGCTTCACCAACAAGCTGCCGCAACCCACGACCATTCACTGGCACGGCATCCGGCTTCCAAACGGGATGGACGGCGTGCCCGGGGTGACACAGCCCCCCATCCCGCCCGGGGACACCTTCGTCTACGAGTTCAAGTTGAAGGATGCAGGCACGTTCTGGTTCCACCCGCACCTGCGAGGGAGCGAGCAGGTTGAGCGCGGGCTTTTCGGTGTCCTCATCGTGGAAGACCGGGAACCCAGGCTCTTCACACGCGAGCTCGTCTGGGTGCTCGACGACTGGCGCCTCGACACGAGTGGCCAGGTCGATGCCCGATTCAACACGCGCCACGACCTCGCGCACGACGGCCGATGGGGCCAAGTTTCAACGGTAAACGGGGTTTCCCAGCCAGAGGTCGCGCTGCGGCCCGGCGAGCGGGTGCGCCTGCGGCTGGTCAACGTCGCCAATGGGCGTGTATTCGCGCCTTCCTTCGACGGACTGGACGCATCTGTCATCGCAGTCGACGCGCTGGCAACCGACCGGCCGCTGCCTGCCTCCCGCCTGGAACTCGCTCCGGGCAACCGCGTCGACCTGGACTTCATCGTCCCCGAGGCGCTGAGCGGGCAGCGGCTGGAGGTGGTGGACCGCTTCACACGCAGGCCGTTCCTTCTCGCCACGCTGGCGGTATCTGGAGAGGCGGTGTCGCCGCCCGCGAAGACTGAAGCGGCCACGATGCCGGCCCCCCACCTCGCCACGGCGCGCGCACTGCCCCCCTCGGAAACCTTCCGACTGAACGCCAGGCAGGGAGGCCCCTTTGGCATCGAGTGGACCATCAATGACGAGGCCTTCCGGCACGAGGGGGAGCATGCCTCCGCACACCACCGAGTCTACCGGCTCCCTGCGTACCAGTGGGCCAAGCTGCGCTTCGTCAATGAGTCCTACCGCCTGCACCCCATGCACGTGCATGGCCAGTTCTTCCGCGTGGTGGCGCGCGACGGCACCCCCGTGGACGAGGGGCACTGGCGCGACACGGTGCTCATCGGACCGAGAGAGACGGTGGACGTCGCGATGTTCCCGCAGGACGTGGGGGCGTGGATGCTCCACTGCCACATCCAGGAACACGCCGAGTCCGGGATGATGACGTTGGTGGATGTCCGCGCGGAGGACTCCCAATGA